One genomic window of Ruminococcus gauvreauii includes the following:
- a CDS encoding CatA-like O-acetyltransferase → MQRSYQIIDRDGWKRDMHCRIFENSVEPQYCISFELDITEFLRGCREQGYSFTFAMIYAAAICANETEEFRYRFLDGEVVLYDRIHTSFTYLEKGEELFKVVNVPMQNSMEAYVHAAHETAKAQKDYFTGPLGNDVYSFSPLPWISYTHISHTNAGRKGNAVPLFDWGKYSERDGKIILPFSVQVHHSFVDGVHVGKFAGRLQNYLDTCFLLYYNDKNNRR, encoded by the coding sequence ATGCAGCGAAGTTATCAGATCATAGACAGAGACGGGTGGAAACGTGACATGCACTGCCGCATTTTTGAAAACAGTGTGGAACCGCAGTACTGCATCAGTTTTGAGCTGGACATAACAGAATTTCTGCGGGGGTGCCGGGAACAGGGGTATTCATTCACATTTGCCATGATCTATGCAGCGGCCATCTGTGCAAATGAAACAGAGGAATTCCGTTATCGTTTCCTGGATGGGGAAGTTGTGCTGTATGACCGGATCCATACATCATTTACGTATCTTGAAAAGGGTGAGGAATTATTTAAGGTCGTCAATGTCCCCATGCAGAACAGCATGGAGGCATACGTACATGCGGCGCATGAGACCGCGAAGGCGCAAAAAGATTATTTTACCGGTCCCCTGGGTAACGATGTCTATTCTTTTTCCCCGCTTCCCTGGATTTCTTATACTCATATTTCACATACCAATGCAGGGCGTAAGGGAAACGCAGTACCTCTGTTTGACTGGGGCAAATACTCTGAGCGGGATGGGAAGATCATACTGCCTTTTTCAGTTCAGGTGCACCATTCATTTGTAGATGGAGTCCATGTGGGGAAGTTTGCCGGCAGGCTTCAGAATTATCTGGATACTTGTTTTCTTTTGTATTATAATGA
- a CDS encoding FadR/GntR family transcriptional regulator, with protein MIHRLSDRVADDILTMITIEKRFLPGEKLPNENRMAEELGISRTTLREAVRILAANGVVEIQRGRGTYVRKDLKLDEKGALSTLGCIKTDIRDLYEVRLIVEPEAAFLAAQRAGDEEIRHIVLLGTEIERAVSENRDRTEVERSFHKAIAKATHNEFMNKLMPVIYQSIDQGVRLSVQNPKVVRDTLQDHRLITEFLVAGNPEGARHAMKIHLLHAMQELGID; from the coding sequence ATGATTCATAGATTGTCGGACAGAGTGGCAGACGATATCCTGACCATGATTACAATAGAAAAACGTTTCCTGCCGGGAGAAAAACTTCCGAATGAAAACAGGATGGCGGAGGAGCTGGGGATCAGCAGGACGACGCTGAGAGAGGCGGTGCGCATTCTCGCGGCCAATGGAGTTGTGGAGATACAAAGAGGCAGGGGAACCTACGTAAGAAAAGATTTAAAGCTGGATGAAAAAGGAGCACTCTCCACACTCGGCTGTATAAAAACGGATATCCGTGATCTGTATGAGGTGCGGCTGATCGTTGAGCCGGAGGCTGCTTTTCTGGCGGCTCAGAGAGCAGGCGACGAGGAGATCAGGCACATTGTGCTTCTCGGAACAGAGATAGAGCGGGCGGTATCGGAGAACAGAGACCGCACGGAGGTCGAACGCAGTTTCCATAAAGCCATTGCAAAAGCCACGCATAATGAGTTTATGAACAAACTCATGCCGGTCATCTATCAGTCGATCGACCAGGGAGTCAGGCTGTCTGTACAGAACCCAAAGGTGGTTCGCGACACGCTTCAGGATCACCGGCTGATTACGGAATTTTTGGTGGCGGGTAATCCGGAGGGAGCCAGACATGCGATGAAGATTCATCTTCTGCATGCGATGCAGGAATTAGGTATCGATTAA
- a CDS encoding protein-ADP-ribose hydrolase, which translates to MTYDDMRIYLIEELIKEMPEYCDLDIPDDTDEQKRLLRALMNIRPPIPAAPDFLKVQDAYLSLEIERRGIVDSSLLEPVRLNSRMFLWQGDITRLKVDAIVNAANSALLGCFQPCHSCIDNMIHTSAGVQLRLKCHEIMEAQGYEESAGTAKITPGYNLPCRYVLHTVGPVIVGPLTEQDCEQLAGCYLSCLKLAAQNKVDSIAFCCISTGVFHFPQDRAARIAVKTVSDFLKQDDSVRRVIFDVFTDEDFALYQKLLER; encoded by the coding sequence ATGACATGAGGATTTATCTGATTGAAGAGCTGATAAAGGAGATGCCGGAATATTGTGATCTGGATATCCCGGATGATACGGACGAGCAGAAACGGCTGCTCCGCGCGCTGATGAATATAAGGCCTCCGATTCCTGCCGCGCCGGATTTTCTGAAGGTGCAGGATGCATATCTGTCCCTGGAAATTGAGCGGCGCGGGATTGTTGACAGCAGTCTGCTTGAGCCTGTTCGTTTAAACAGCCGTATGTTTCTCTGGCAGGGCGATATTACGCGCCTGAAAGTTGATGCGATCGTCAACGCAGCAAACAGTGCGCTGCTCGGCTGTTTCCAGCCGTGCCATTCCTGCATCGATAATATGATCCACACGTCTGCAGGGGTGCAGCTGCGGCTGAAATGTCATGAGATCATGGAGGCGCAGGGGTATGAGGAGTCCGCCGGCACGGCTAAGATCACACCGGGATATAATCTTCCCTGCCGTTACGTTCTGCACACGGTGGGTCCCGTCATCGTTGGACCTCTTACTGAGCAGGACTGTGAGCAGCTCGCCGGATGCTATCTTTCCTGCCTGAAGCTGGCTGCTCAGAATAAGGTGGATTCGATCGCATTCTGCTGCATTTCTACGGGCGTGTTTCATTTTCCACAGGATCGGGCGGCCAGGATCGCGGTAAAAACTGTGTCCGATTTTCTAAAGCAGGACGACTCTGTCAGACGGGTGATCTTTGATGTGTTCACGGATGAGGATTTCGCGCTTTACCAGAAGCTTTTGGAGAGATAA